Proteins encoded by one window of Paraburkholderia terrae:
- a CDS encoding carbonic anhydrase has translation MNHPKRLLLSNLAWSQEVSAREPEFFTELARGQQPRFLWIGCSDSRVPAERITNAQPGELFVHRNIANLYTSDDGNTSSVIEYAVHALKVEHVIICGHHHCGGVRAALSPPSDALPIVNRRIAGLRELAGRHRDELHAIADFDERVDRFAELNVIEQVRLLRESPIVRRAPRPPQVHGWIFGLRAGLTTQLTDMDEARDIAVMHAEPPPSVAVRDAA, from the coding sequence ATGAATCATCCAAAACGCTTATTGCTGTCCAACCTGGCGTGGTCGCAAGAGGTCTCGGCGCGCGAGCCCGAGTTCTTCACGGAACTCGCGCGCGGCCAGCAGCCGCGCTTCCTGTGGATCGGTTGCTCCGATAGCCGCGTGCCCGCCGAGCGCATCACCAACGCGCAGCCGGGCGAGCTGTTCGTCCATCGCAACATCGCGAACCTCTACACCTCCGACGACGGCAACACGTCGAGCGTGATCGAATACGCGGTGCATGCGCTGAAGGTCGAGCACGTGATCATCTGCGGACATCATCATTGCGGCGGCGTGCGCGCCGCGCTGTCGCCGCCTTCGGATGCGCTGCCCATCGTGAACCGGCGCATCGCCGGTTTGCGCGAGCTCGCCGGACGTCATCGCGACGAACTGCATGCGATCGCGGATTTCGACGAACGCGTCGACCGCTTTGCGGAGTTGAACGTGATCGAGCAGGTGCGGCTGTTGCGCGAGTCGCCCATCGTGCGCCGCGCGCCGCGTCCGCCGCAGGTGCATGGCTGGATTTTCGGGCTGCGTGCAGGGCTTACCACGCAACTCACCGATATGGATGAAGCCCGCGACATCGCCGTTATGCACGCCGAGCCGCCCCCATCCGTCGCTGTGCGCGACGCCGCGTAG
- a CDS encoding DUF4142 domain-containing protein produces MIRLPIASIVCASTTSLLLFASAVHAQTTQPAQAASADSVRLHAADQTFVNDGTQAVATQRDAARIATSRSTDRDVKAFAEKAAADNLTIANALRAASPRGVDVPHNNPDTATLDSIKNLRGAEFDKAYIEQVALSGEQKTLSAFQAEIASGRDAQLKEAAQKALPTIQAQYAAAQELAKRKHLATQ; encoded by the coding sequence ATGATCCGTTTGCCCATCGCTTCCATCGTCTGTGCATCCACGACCAGTCTGTTGCTGTTCGCATCGGCGGTACACGCGCAAACCACGCAACCGGCACAGGCCGCGTCCGCGGATTCCGTGCGGCTGCATGCAGCCGACCAGACCTTCGTCAACGACGGCACGCAAGCCGTCGCCACGCAGCGCGATGCCGCGCGCATCGCGACGTCGCGTTCGACCGACCGGGACGTGAAGGCATTCGCCGAAAAGGCCGCTGCCGACAACCTCACGATCGCCAATGCGCTGCGCGCAGCGAGCCCGCGCGGCGTCGACGTGCCGCACAACAATCCGGATACGGCGACGCTCGACAGCATCAAGAATCTGCGCGGCGCGGAATTCGACAAGGCGTATATCGAGCAGGTTGCGTTGAGCGGCGAGCAGAAGACGCTGTCGGCGTTCCAGGCGGAAATCGCATCGGGACGTGACGCGCAGTTGAAGGAAGCCGCGCAGAAGGCGCTGCCCACCATCCAGGCGCAGTACGCGGCCGCGCAGGAACTCGCGAAGCGCAAGCATCTCGCGACGCAGTAA
- a CDS encoding YbaK/EbsC family protein, translating into MLSHEPLQKLDIIAPDSIGAHLPSHVATSIEGRDIVVFAVTDDASDTADFSARYGFPMDDCANTIVVKYKKDGGEHLAAIVTLGSLRLDVNGAVKAVLGAKRISFAQREIATEQSAMEFGGITAFGLPANWRVLVDAGVMERRQVVMGAGIRKAKLLLAPSVLEQLDNVEVAQLTLPPDAPAAA; encoded by the coding sequence ATGCTTTCGCACGAACCGCTTCAGAAGCTCGACATCATTGCGCCCGACAGCATCGGCGCGCATCTTCCCTCACACGTCGCCACATCCATCGAGGGCCGCGACATCGTCGTGTTCGCCGTCACCGACGACGCATCGGACACAGCCGACTTCAGCGCGCGCTACGGCTTTCCGATGGACGACTGCGCGAACACGATCGTCGTCAAGTACAAGAAGGATGGCGGCGAGCATCTCGCCGCCATCGTGACGCTCGGCTCGCTGCGGCTCGACGTCAATGGCGCAGTGAAAGCCGTGCTGGGCGCAAAGCGTATTTCGTTCGCGCAGCGCGAGATCGCGACGGAACAGAGCGCGATGGAGTTCGGCGGCATCACGGCGTTCGGCTTGCCCGCGAACTGGCGCGTTCTAGTCGATGCCGGCGTGATGGAACGCCGGCAGGTAGTGATGGGCGCGGGCATTCGCAAGGCGAAACTGTTGCTCGCGCCGTCCGTGCTCGAACAACTCGACAACGTCGAAGTCGCGCAACTGACGTTGCCGCCGGACGCACCGGCAGCGGCCTGA
- a CDS encoding DUF3331 domain-containing protein — MSRIGTATGTTPEPRPRAHANRRANGEPELRRKETLYADLRSEPAGGGMAPALHDPWTATISRLGKSPAQDSKLASSDKCDKGACAARPARRSPTAERAQAASQHSDAVITFVERFGAKSISITWRDSTAGRYTEQLWVRRIARSRGVCALTGASIVRGDAVYGPFSRPSSRPRNMSQMILAEQLDDLE, encoded by the coding sequence GTGAGCAGGATTGGAACTGCAACAGGCACTACGCCTGAACCCAGGCCTCGCGCCCACGCAAACCGGCGCGCGAACGGTGAGCCGGAACTGCGTCGCAAGGAAACGCTGTACGCCGATCTTCGGTCCGAGCCTGCAGGCGGCGGCATGGCACCCGCGCTGCACGACCCGTGGACCGCGACGATTTCGCGGCTCGGCAAGTCGCCCGCGCAGGACAGCAAGCTCGCATCGTCCGACAAATGCGACAAGGGCGCTTGCGCCGCGCGTCCCGCGCGCCGCAGCCCCACCGCCGAACGCGCGCAAGCGGCGAGCCAGCATAGTGACGCGGTGATCACGTTCGTCGAACGCTTCGGCGCGAAGTCGATTTCGATCACGTGGCGCGATTCGACGGCCGGCCGCTATACCGAGCAGTTGTGGGTACGCCGTATTGCACGCTCGCGCGGCGTGTGTGCGCTGACGGGCGCCAGCATCGTGCGCGGCGATGCCGTGTATGGCCCGTTCAGCCGCCCGTCGAGCCGCCCGCGCAACATGTCGCAGATGATCCTCGCGGAACAGCTCGACGACCTCGAATGA
- a CDS encoding YqaE/Pmp3 family membrane protein: MRLLLALLLPWFQFFTIGRPFAGIICLVLQLTIIGWLPAAIWSVYALSQYNTDRKIDEALGRRS; encoded by the coding sequence ATGCGTCTGCTGCTTGCTCTGCTTTTGCCGTGGTTCCAGTTCTTCACGATTGGCCGGCCGTTCGCCGGGATCATCTGCCTGGTGCTGCAACTCACGATCATCGGCTGGCTGCCGGCGGCGATCTGGTCCGTGTATGCGCTCAGCCAGTACAACACCGACCGTAAGATCGACGAAGCGCTCGGCCGGCGCTCGTAA
- a CDS encoding MgtC/SapB family protein translates to MSADFIWRLLAAFACGVAIGLERQMRQRTAGLRTITLVASGACLFVTLGMLTGNGVAGVTQIAAYVVSGVGFLGGGVIMRDKGSIQGINTAATLWCSAAVGVLCGAGHYGPALAGTVVVLVTNTVLREVSRAINATPVSSADLVREYVLTVVCREQDEIHIRTVLSNSMYSQPLSFQSLTSEDVENDPSRIQVTATLRMHPKDQAKLELMASRISMEKSVSSVSWSAKEAEPTPE, encoded by the coding sequence ATGTCAGCGGATTTCATCTGGAGGCTGCTCGCCGCGTTCGCGTGCGGCGTCGCAATCGGTCTCGAACGTCAGATGCGGCAGCGCACGGCGGGTCTGCGTACGATTACGCTCGTCGCGAGCGGCGCTTGCCTGTTCGTCACGCTCGGCATGCTGACAGGCAATGGCGTCGCGGGCGTCACGCAGATCGCCGCGTATGTGGTGTCGGGCGTGGGCTTCCTGGGCGGCGGCGTGATCATGCGTGACAAGGGCTCGATCCAGGGCATCAATACGGCGGCGACGCTCTGGTGTTCGGCGGCCGTCGGCGTGCTGTGCGGCGCGGGGCATTACGGACCGGCGCTCGCGGGCACGGTCGTCGTGCTCGTGACCAACACGGTGCTGCGCGAAGTGAGCCGCGCGATCAACGCGACGCCGGTGTCGAGCGCGGACCTCGTGCGCGAATATGTGTTGACTGTCGTGTGCCGCGAACAAGACGAGATCCACATTCGCACGGTACTGTCGAACTCGATGTATTCGCAACCGCTGTCGTTTCAGAGTCTGACGAGCGAAGACGTTGAAAACGATCCGTCGCGTATCCAGGTGACGGCGACGTTGCGCATGCACCCGAAGGATCAGGCCAAGCTCGAATTGATGGCGAGCCGGATCAGCATGGAGAAGAGCGTGTCGAGCGTCAGCTGGTCCGCGAAGGAAGCGGAGCCGACGCCTGAATAA
- a CDS encoding DUF427 domain-containing protein gives MHKSVKIPGPDHPITIAKSGSRVVVSVAGHKIADSTDALSFHEASYPEVLYIPRKDVDMSLLERTGHSTYCPYKGECSYYSIPAGGERSVNAVWSYESPYEAVESIREHVAFYRDRVDAIEVSAQ, from the coding sequence ATGCACAAGTCAGTGAAGATTCCCGGACCCGATCACCCCATCACGATTGCAAAAAGCGGATCACGCGTGGTCGTGTCCGTGGCAGGCCACAAGATCGCTGACAGCACCGACGCGCTGTCCTTCCATGAAGCGTCGTACCCGGAAGTGCTCTACATTCCGCGCAAGGACGTCGACATGTCGCTGCTCGAACGCACCGGTCATTCGACGTATTGCCCGTACAAGGGCGAGTGCAGCTACTACAGCATTCCCGCCGGCGGCGAGCGTTCCGTCAACGCGGTGTGGAGTTACGAAAGCCCGTACGAAGCGGTCGAGTCGATCCGGGAACATGTTGCGTTCTATCGCGACCGCGTGGACGCCATCGAGGTCAGCGCGCAATAA
- a CDS encoding LysR family transcriptional regulator yields MATQADVARTAPVKLHSASSATIDGTTSTGAMDRFGSLNIFVRAAETRSFTEAGRQLGISASAVGKAISRLETRLGARLFHRSTRSITLTPEGALFLTRCQRIFEEIEAAESELALAHAAPRGKLRVSMPMVTKLLMPVIGEFMKVYPEIMLDIDFSDRVVDVIEEGFDVVMRTGDVNDSQLITRTMGTYVHLIVASPAYLAKHPPLTTPEALVHHACLQHRFPTTGKLRRWPLERDGESIDIDLPTTAVATAVEPLIAMAEQDLGLACVPDFTVRAQVESGALVPVLREYSGALSVFRALWPSGGQLTPKMRAFVDFMSVHLFPVKATTKAHSRSD; encoded by the coding sequence ATGGCTACACAAGCCGATGTGGCGCGCACGGCGCCCGTCAAGCTGCACTCCGCGTCGTCGGCGACGATCGACGGCACGACGAGTACAGGCGCAATGGACCGCTTCGGCTCGCTCAACATCTTCGTGCGCGCCGCCGAAACCCGCAGTTTCACCGAAGCGGGCCGCCAGCTCGGCATCTCGGCTTCGGCAGTCGGCAAGGCCATTTCACGACTCGAAACACGGCTCGGCGCGCGGCTCTTTCATCGCAGCACGCGCAGCATCACGCTCACGCCCGAAGGCGCGCTGTTTCTCACGCGCTGCCAGCGCATCTTCGAAGAGATCGAGGCCGCGGAGAGTGAACTCGCGCTCGCGCATGCAGCGCCGCGCGGCAAGCTGCGCGTGAGCATGCCGATGGTGACCAAGCTGCTGATGCCCGTGATCGGCGAGTTTATGAAGGTGTATCCCGAGATCATGCTGGACATCGACTTCAGCGACCGCGTCGTCGATGTGATCGAAGAAGGCTTCGACGTCGTGATGCGCACGGGCGACGTCAACGACTCGCAACTGATCACGCGAACGATGGGCACGTATGTGCATCTGATCGTCGCGTCACCCGCGTACCTGGCGAAGCATCCGCCGCTCACGACGCCCGAGGCACTCGTCCATCACGCGTGTCTTCAGCATCGCTTTCCGACGACGGGGAAGCTGCGCCGCTGGCCGCTCGAACGCGATGGCGAATCGATCGATATCGACTTGCCCACGACCGCCGTCGCAACAGCTGTCGAGCCGCTGATCGCGATGGCCGAGCAGGATCTCGGCCTGGCCTGCGTGCCGGATTTCACGGTGCGCGCGCAGGTGGAGAGCGGCGCGCTCGTGCCGGTTCTGCGCGAATATTCGGGCGCGCTCAGCGTGTTTCGCGCGCTTTGGCCTTCGGGCGGGCAATTGACGCCGAAAATGCGGGCCTTCGTCGACTTCATGAGCGTGCATCTTTTTCCCGTGAAAGCCACTACCAAGGCACACTCGCGCAGCGACTGA
- the wrbA gene encoding NAD(P)H:quinone oxidoreductase: protein MAKVLVLYYSSYGHVEKMAEAIAEGARAAGAQVDIKRVPETVPEEIAKKSNFKLDQQAPVATVADLEQYDAFVVGTGTRYGRMSSQMAAFLDQTGGLWMRGALNGKVGAAFASTGTQHGGQETTLFSIITNLMHLGMIIVGLPYSHQGMMNMTEIVGGAPYGATTIAAADGSRQPSAIDLEGARHQGELVAKTAAKLFG, encoded by the coding sequence ATGGCCAAGGTTCTCGTTCTCTATTACTCGTCGTATGGGCATGTCGAAAAGATGGCGGAGGCCATTGCGGAAGGTGCGCGTGCCGCGGGCGCGCAGGTCGATATCAAGCGCGTGCCGGAGACCGTGCCCGAAGAGATCGCGAAGAAGTCGAACTTCAAGCTCGACCAGCAGGCACCCGTTGCAACGGTCGCCGATCTCGAGCAATACGATGCATTCGTGGTTGGCACGGGCACGCGTTATGGACGCATGTCGTCGCAGATGGCCGCGTTTCTCGATCAGACGGGTGGACTCTGGATGCGCGGTGCGCTGAACGGCAAGGTCGGCGCGGCGTTCGCATCGACGGGTACGCAGCATGGCGGGCAGGAGACCACGCTGTTCTCGATCATCACGAACCTGATGCATCTGGGGATGATCATCGTGGGCTTGCCGTATAGCCATCAGGGGATGATGAACATGACGGAGATCGTCGGCGGCGCGCCTTATGGCGCCACGACGATCGCAGCGGCCGACGGTTCGCGTCAGCCGAGCGCAATCGATCTGGAAGGCGCGCGGCATCAGGGCGAACTGGTCGCGAAGACGGCGGCGAAGCTGTTTGGCTGA
- a CDS encoding DUF4148 domain-containing protein: MLSESNRMFVAGGLLIGALALATLGLRFGNRESVAKNTEGRVDSALSSAARPVTPDAPVDDPRNAGIARVLQAVHDSLQRGDLASAHVLLDAVLTMRSDEPQALLLQKELAVREAQAREMRSATLNEQSAAQPFARSHASAKTTHVRSATSRHVTETSDPDQSTLDATPLVDIRSDSATDNAAASDHAASTAPLQPHAQPEPVIASAVQTAARVAEPVEQPPAAAVPSTVQSHEPTAPPPAAAPSDGPKTRAQVRDELSRARTNGTMSRFGNPDPYGPGGSPRDNTQPSIRTW; encoded by the coding sequence ATGTTGAGTGAATCCAACAGAATGTTCGTCGCGGGCGGCCTGCTGATCGGCGCGCTGGCACTTGCGACGCTGGGACTTCGGTTCGGCAATCGCGAGTCGGTTGCGAAGAATACGGAAGGCCGCGTCGATAGCGCCCTGTCGTCCGCGGCGCGCCCCGTGACGCCCGACGCGCCTGTTGACGATCCGCGCAACGCGGGCATCGCGCGCGTGTTGCAGGCGGTACACGACAGCCTGCAACGCGGCGACCTCGCGTCCGCGCACGTGCTGCTCGACGCGGTGCTGACGATGCGCAGTGACGAGCCGCAAGCGCTGCTGCTGCAAAAAGAACTGGCCGTGCGCGAAGCGCAGGCGCGCGAGATGCGGTCGGCCACGTTGAATGAGCAAAGCGCTGCGCAGCCGTTTGCGCGGTCGCATGCTTCCGCGAAAACGACGCACGTGCGATCGGCGACGTCACGTCATGTGACCGAGACTTCTGACCCAGACCAATCCACACTCGACGCAACGCCGCTCGTCGATATCCGCTCTGACAGCGCGACGGACAATGCAGCCGCAAGCGATCACGCGGCCAGCACGGCTCCGCTTCAACCGCATGCGCAGCCTGAGCCGGTGATCGCATCCGCGGTGCAAACTGCCGCGAGGGTCGCCGAACCCGTCGAGCAGCCGCCCGCAGCCGCTGTGCCGTCGACGGTGCAATCCCACGAGCCCACTGCCCCGCCGCCCGCAGCCGCACCCAGCGACGGACCGAAGACACGCGCCCAGGTGCGCGACGAACTGAGCCGCGCGCGCACGAACGGAACGATGTCGCGCTTCGGCAATCCCGACCCCTATGGTCCAGGCGGTTCGCCGAGGGACAACACGCAGCCTTCGATCCGGACCTGGTAG
- a CDS encoding GGDEF domain-containing protein, giving the protein MSTIHTPQSIRLRALVDTVQRNERTLRRFQDVELQLIRAQDFPSLCRVLLDYLPREFGLEGVTLWLNDTLPLLHELALRHASNANRRSNENNGVAASSLKTSREMGDAAARLCSQGRPWLGTPAAMDDAAINACFGSDPRPASIALLPLATNGQPSGYLCLASDNESRFAPGMATDMLERFAVIVAASLDNVAHREQLERLGATDALTGLPNRRYFDERLREETTRASRYRLPLGCLFIDIDGFKPINDAHGHAVGDRALAMVGACLRKQTRLGDTIARYGGEEFAVLLQGDLKDSLVVAERMRAAVAQLDLRDNDGADDGGRIPLTVSIGVSAHAMQQGADLDGLGRTLVDEADRAMYKAKSDGRNRVATLVV; this is encoded by the coding sequence ATGAGCACAATACACACGCCCCAGTCCATCCGCCTTCGCGCACTCGTCGATACGGTGCAGCGCAACGAACGCACGTTGCGCCGCTTCCAGGATGTCGAGCTTCAATTGATCCGCGCGCAGGATTTCCCGTCGCTTTGTCGTGTGCTGCTCGACTATCTGCCGCGCGAATTCGGACTGGAGGGCGTGACGCTGTGGCTCAACGACACGCTGCCGCTGCTGCACGAACTGGCGTTGCGGCACGCGAGCAACGCGAACCGGCGAAGCAACGAGAACAACGGAGTGGCCGCATCGTCGCTGAAGACCTCGCGCGAGATGGGCGATGCCGCCGCGCGGCTCTGTTCTCAGGGGCGTCCGTGGCTTGGCACGCCCGCTGCGATGGACGACGCGGCGATCAATGCGTGCTTCGGCAGCGACCCGCGGCCTGCCAGCATCGCGCTGTTGCCGCTCGCGACGAACGGACAGCCGAGCGGCTATCTATGCCTCGCGAGCGACAACGAAAGCCGCTTTGCGCCCGGCATGGCGACCGACATGCTGGAGCGTTTCGCCGTGATCGTCGCCGCGAGCCTCGACAACGTCGCGCATCGCGAGCAGCTTGAACGCCTTGGCGCCACCGACGCGCTCACGGGTCTGCCCAACCGCCGCTATTTCGACGAACGCCTGCGCGAAGAAACGACGCGCGCGTCGCGCTACCGGCTGCCGCTGGGCTGCCTGTTCATCGATATCGACGGCTTCAAGCCGATCAACGACGCGCACGGTCACGCCGTAGGCGACCGCGCGCTGGCGATGGTCGGCGCCTGTCTGCGCAAGCAGACGCGGCTCGGCGACACGATCGCGCGCTACGGCGGCGAGGAATTTGCCGTGCTGCTGCAAGGCGACCTGAAGGATTCGCTGGTCGTGGCCGAGCGCATGCGCGCAGCTGTCGCGCAACTCGACCTGCGTGACAACGATGGCGCGGACGACGGCGGGCGCATTCCGTTGACGGTGTCGATCGGCGTATCCGCGCATGCAATGCAGCAAGGCGCCGATCTCGACGGACTCGGACGTACGCTCGTCGACGAAGCGGACCGCGCGATGTACAAGGCAAAGAGCGACGGACGCAATCGCGTGGCGACGCTCGTCGTGTAA
- a CDS encoding DUF2964 family protein — MPIEPWNSPKRRARRKMIWSKAHVVLAAIGTLSAVAGIAVAINGGLEFNRTKVFVGAGIIVVSTILYVSMLFIDD; from the coding sequence ATGCCTATTGAACCCTGGAATTCCCCGAAGCGCCGCGCGCGCCGCAAAATGATCTGGAGCAAGGCGCACGTCGTGCTGGCTGCGATCGGCACCTTGTCGGCCGTCGCCGGCATTGCCGTCGCGATCAACGGCGGACTCGAATTCAACCGCACGAAAGTATTCGTCGGCGCCGGCATCATCGTCGTGTCGACGATCCTCTACGTGTCGATGCTGTTCATCGACGACTAG
- a CDS encoding sulfite exporter TauE/SafE family protein, translating to MGYLLVLAVGLAAGTLSGVIGTGSSMMLMPVLVMLFGPQQAVPIMAIAAIMGNFGKVLAWWREIDWRACGAYCSTAVPGAALGVRTLLALPPHAVEIALGLFFVAMVPVRRWLARRSVRFSPWHLAAIGAPVGFLTGIVVSTGPITVPVFMGYGLVKGAFLATEAAGSLAVYAAKVATFNHFGALPLHVVLDGLITGSALMVGAFCARRIVVRMSPGTFRLVVDGLMLSSGLSLLWAAGR from the coding sequence ATGGGTTATCTGTTGGTTCTCGCCGTGGGCCTCGCGGCGGGCACGCTGAGCGGCGTGATCGGCACGGGCTCGTCGATGATGCTGATGCCCGTGCTCGTGATGCTGTTCGGTCCCCAGCAGGCGGTGCCCATCATGGCGATCGCGGCGATCATGGGCAATTTCGGCAAGGTGCTCGCGTGGTGGCGCGAGATCGACTGGCGCGCCTGCGGCGCGTATTGTTCGACCGCCGTGCCGGGCGCGGCGCTCGGCGTACGGACGCTGCTCGCACTGCCGCCGCATGCCGTCGAGATCGCACTCGGCCTCTTCTTCGTCGCGATGGTGCCGGTGCGCCGCTGGCTCGCGCGTCGCTCGGTGCGCTTCTCGCCGTGGCACCTGGCGGCGATCGGCGCGCCCGTCGGGTTTCTGACGGGCATCGTGGTCTCGACGGGGCCGATCACGGTGCCCGTGTTCATGGGCTATGGACTCGTGAAAGGCGCGTTTCTCGCGACGGAAGCGGCCGGCTCGCTGGCCGTCTATGCCGCGAAGGTCGCGACCTTCAACCACTTCGGCGCGCTGCCGCTGCACGTCGTGCTGGATGGCCTGATCACGGGTTCCGCGCTGATGGTGGGCGCGTTCTGCGCACGGCGCATCGTCGTGCGGATGAGTCCCGGCACATTCAGGCTGGTCGTCGACGGGTTGATGCTGTCGTCCGGCCTGTCGCTGCTGTGGGCGGCGGGACGCTGA
- a CDS encoding lytic transglycosylase domain-containing protein yields MRPLRCALGALALSLASLTCGAAHADDCFEQAAVYQGVNPLILRAVAWHESKGDPAAVNRNANGSIDVGQLQINSVHFSDLKRLGIPHRALTDACVNIYVAAWLMKQKMVKYGNTWRAIGAYHSESPKERDAYARSIQKILVAWGELLPAAR; encoded by the coding sequence CTGCGCCCGCTCAGATGCGCGCTGGGCGCGCTCGCGCTTTCGCTTGCCTCGTTGACGTGCGGCGCCGCCCACGCCGACGACTGCTTCGAGCAGGCTGCCGTCTATCAGGGCGTCAATCCGCTGATCCTGCGCGCCGTCGCGTGGCATGAATCGAAAGGCGACCCCGCTGCCGTCAACCGCAACGCGAACGGTTCGATCGACGTTGGCCAGTTGCAGATCAACTCCGTGCATTTCAGCGATCTGAAGCGCCTCGGCATTCCGCATCGCGCGCTCACCGACGCTTGCGTGAACATCTATGTCGCCGCGTGGCTCATGAAGCAGAAGATGGTGAAGTACGGGAACACCTGGCGCGCGATCGGCGCCTACCACTCTGAGTCGCCGAAAGAGCGCGACGCTTACGCGCGCAGCATCCAGAAGATTCTCGTCGCCTGGGGCGAACTGCTGCCTGCGGCGCGCTGA
- a CDS encoding YbjQ family protein: MIERNMVSTAFDLPGYTVDTSLGIARGIIVRSRSVVGAIGASLQTIFGGNISLYTSLCERARQDAYERMLAEAATLGANAVIGMRYDATEIGAGVTEVLCYGTAVHVRRNV, encoded by the coding sequence ATGATCGAACGAAACATGGTCTCCACGGCCTTCGATTTGCCCGGCTATACCGTCGATACGTCGCTTGGCATCGCGCGCGGCATCATCGTGCGTTCGCGCTCGGTGGTGGGCGCGATCGGCGCGAGTCTGCAGACCATCTTTGGCGGCAATATCTCGCTGTACACGTCGCTGTGCGAGCGCGCCCGGCAGGATGCCTACGAGCGCATGCTAGCCGAAGCGGCGACGCTCGGCGCGAATGCCGTGATCGGCATGCGTTACGATGCGACGGAGATCGGCGCGGGCGTGACGGAGGTGCTGTGTTATGGAACCGCCGTACACGTGCGCCGCAACGTGTAA
- a CDS encoding helix-turn-helix domain-containing protein has translation MPSRNEALPTVMRRLAAGKMLMEGASVSDIAAQLHISENTVRKYRALVNEGGLESLRQMSVGGRSSVLDEAAMQWIAAALSGPAGIHGFPSDAWTSNRLRELIRAQFGVSYSRVYTWQIATNLGLGHRLTKSRK, from the coding sequence ATGCCTTCACGAAACGAAGCATTGCCGACTGTCATGCGCAGGCTCGCGGCGGGCAAGATGCTGATGGAAGGCGCGTCCGTTAGCGACATCGCCGCGCAGCTGCATATCTCCGAGAACACCGTGCGTAAATATCGCGCGCTCGTGAACGAGGGCGGACTGGAGTCGTTGCGGCAGATGAGTGTGGGCGGCCGTTCGTCGGTGCTAGACGAGGCCGCGATGCAGTGGATCGCGGCTGCGCTGAGCGGGCCTGCGGGTATACACGGCTTTCCGTCCGATGCATGGACCAGCAACCGTCTACGCGAGCTGATACGCGCCCAGTTCGGTGTCAGCTATTCGCGTGTCTACACGTGGCAGATCGCCACCAATCTCGGCCTCGGGCACCGGCTTACCAAATCGCGCAAATAA